In Biomphalaria glabrata chromosome 16, xgBioGlab47.1, whole genome shotgun sequence, the sequence CAAATGAAGTTTCCTCTGTTGAGCCAAATCATATCAATGACCGAGGGGAACAGAACCACACCACCCACAACGACGACAACCACAGCAACGTTTACCTCTAACGCAGGATGTAAGCCAGTGACCTTTAACCTGAATTTCGTCATTGtgccacttttttttctcctttttgcTCAGATTTGTAGTTTAATACTTGTACTTTTGATGATTCAGTGTGTTGGTTGAACAGTACTATGGGATAGAGAAGCCTTGTAACCTGTTATCGTTACTTTGTTATAATAttcatgttattttttaaattaagtattAACTTGCAATACAACTGTCTAACTGAGAAAGAGGAAAtccttcactagatctagattatctgatataaaaatatatgttgACAAATGTTTTAGACCCAATTACACAAATACTTTGATTATTAAAAACTTTCAAAGAAAATACCAGAGTAGATTCTCTACATTATGAATGTACCGTGCGTTGTATTTctagaaatgtttaaataacgaTTATTAtgcttttatttattgtaacttgTTGCTggtgattattattttttcatttttgtttaagaGCTAGATACTCCTAAGAACATGGACTGTTATATAAATGCAAGTAAATGTGTCACATTTACAAaatgtataacttttttttaaatttctacggatttcaagaaaaacaaaatgctttTACACTTATTTTCCCTTCTAGTTCATTCAACGattccacacacaaaaaaaaggattggcatttttaatatttttttggatGTGATTCcgaattttaaagaaaaataaaataaaacgaagaaataaataaagcgCATAGTAAGGCTGACTGTCCAGAGCGCATGGCCAATCAAGCTAGCACGagaaatatgaaataatacactGGACGAAGATTTATCATGGGCGTAgttaggaattttccatcatttgggccCGGGGCTTTACCTCTTTGAGATCCCCTGCgttttgagtaatatttaatacttagtgtaaaaaaacactagttTTGGGGCCCTactcaagtgggggcctggatggattttcaaattcttctcCTCCTCTCCCCACCGTAGCTACGCCATAGAGATTTATAATGGTTGTCTTATTCATGTTTCACAGTAGTTGATATAAATTCACCAATAcacagttttttaaatttatttttataatttgtttgtgCCTTGCTTAGAACTTGGTTGTTAAGACATAGTTTCATTGCGACCtatggggtagatgatgttaaggtcaactgtttctttggacaacgattaacgagcaaggtgtcttatggccagcgcaacgactaaccacctttatttttcccaactttagtcaggtatccattagagctgggtgggacTCCCTAAAGAtccaggattttaaaattccagtcttcacctagattcTAACACATAacacggttcggaagccaagctcttatgATCTCATCCACCAAGACTCAGTAGGctattaagaaataaaatgcTGACTAGACGTTTAAAGTTTATCATGTTTTTagctaaaatttaattaatgctCGTCAGAACTCTAATTAGAATTGTGCAGTCAGTATTGATTTATTGTTACCAACACGTCTAAACTGTGGCTTAGTTTTGAACAAGTTGCAAGATCGTGAGTATTTAtctcctttaaaaacaaatatcattttaataatttatctCAAAACATTTAGATATTCTATAGAATGGCTAGTTCTGCGTTAgataaagtaacaaaaaatgccttatttagaaagatatttatacattaaatgtaattctcgaaaaaaacaacacaaaaagacCAAGTTTCTTAAGACTAAAAATACCCTTTGTAGACCCATGTTTTACACCCAATGCTAAATGCAAATTTCTAAGTTTAAATAATCCAATAATAATCTACAAaccatatttttaaatagcagGCGTATTatacattagtaaatataaaattcatTAGTTTTTTCCAAGTATACAATAAAATTTGCATATTAAATGCCGAAACCCTGAGTGagtaaaattaaaatcaaagtAATTCATAAACTCTTAAATGCTGCTCTggtgtttaaatattttcaatagttttttcttaaatacaaatataaaatgtataccactagcggatccagaactttgaagtggggggggggcgattttttttcaaaccctaaccctaacgcccagtaaaccctaaccctatgcataaacgtgcgtacacacacacacatatacatacatatatatatatatatgtttatatatatatatatatattagaattataaaaaagcagcatttctcaaccttcagcgaaaaacaaaacaacaggggcagcgctataaggttctcttgtggggttcttgcttttttcactgcagaaacgcattctcctgacaagtatagctcttatttatcaatggatttcggggcgaagccccgacgccaaaagcgttttcttgcttttttcactgcagaaacgcattctcctgacaagtacagctctttattcatcaatggatttcggggcgaagccccgacgccaaaagcgttttcttgcattcttcactgcagaaacgcattctcctgacaagtacagctctttattcataaATGGATTTGGGGGCGAaacccgacgccaaaagcgttttcttgcttttttcactgcagaaacgcattctcctgacaagtacagctctttattcatcaatggatttcggggcgaagccccgacgccaaaagcgttttcttgcttttttcactgcagaaacgcattctcctgacaagtacagctctttattcatcaatggatttcggggcgaagccccgacgccaaaagcgttttcttcttttttcactgcagaaacgtattctcctgacatctacagctcattattcatcaatggagttcgaagctcattattcatactattaaaaaaggaccttttgaataatgttgtacttgaaaattatcttaatatgaatttataggcccttaatacattgcaaataaaaccgatttgttccttgaaaagataccccacatatttagatttttgctttggggatcgccgccgaaaaaaaaattattcaataaatagtattcaatatGATAGAGTTGTAAATTGTgaattatagtcccaaatttatttaactagaaaaatatcagattgagtaaaggttggtaaaaggcgactatgaaaacattatttgagtttatAACTCATTTCAATCATGGCTctaatactgaaaaatttcgtttgaattgtaacttttccaatgcaaagtcttacttaaaataattatgataaattcatgtgaaattaaataaactctgtctggaaatgggaggagcggtagagtgaaaacgattaatcctcgctcctttaataatttctgctaaagattgcatttggcattaaagaataggggttgggcgactcaatataagaatttaatttatagtgtatataaattatgatgggggaaatgcgattgcatgtatcgcccttccctcctggtacaaccctttttcatttaaatttactaatgatactatttgagattagattgtggtatgacataatatacaatgggtcacatatcaatacgtagtttatattatatagatattcaactaattttgttcacaaactatgattctccacaaaaataggaccgccccccccccagcattcagagggctagagtggggagggcagtacatgcaatcgcccccccccaccccaccgaatcggccaaaataccagaaagggagcgacataatataaaatgtatatattaattcaactaattttgttcacaaactatgatttctccataaaaacggaccgcccccccccccactcaaagggttaaggtgggaagggcagaagaggtattcgccccccccccccccccccaccaatcggcaaacagggaatgacataatataaagatcggttaaaaaatcaataacaagTCTACACAATATAGATATTACATTGATTctattagcaagctgtgatttctacaaattaattggaccgccccccccccactcgaaagtgtatgggggggggcgggattgataccatcgcccccttccgaccccaccaatcggccaacatactaggggggggggcgaaataatctaaaaataggttgaaatataaataatttgaatttatttttaacataagtaataaattcgtatacaaattgtgtgaattctataataaaattcgCCCGCCCCccctccggggggggggggggagtcggccgagtggggggggcgatcgcccctaccgccccccccctggatccgccagtgatgtATACATAATAATGTTCAAATCTGTTGTCGTAACTTATATAATGAAagggaaattaaaaaatacaacaactgCCGATAAAGCAAAGTCTACATATTCTACTCGTTCTTGATTGCCATTCCAACTGTTCATGTGTTCTAATAAATTATCTTAAGTTAAAAGAAAAACCCCGTGAGATTAACTGGTGCTGACCAGACACGTTAAAACCCATAAGAGgacaataaaaagataaaacatCACCaataatacagaaaataaaaattatgccTAGTCATTTTGCCGAATTTCGGACTTTAACGATAACATATCCATTATCTTCAGGAGGACATATTGCAAGCTCgctcattatttatttgttatacgATAAAAGCGAAGTGACGCATTTAATGCGaataaaaattgaaaaggaTATCTAaacttaaaatttgaaatgacatcatcacaaataaaattgaaataaaaaacaaaacacaaaaaaaaaaaaaaacataaaataagattAGATTGGAGAAGCAGGGGAGATAATCAGATATCATCTAATAcgaaatatattgtttttttgttacctCTCTTTGTTTAGTCCTATGGAACAATTGATATTTTGTCGGAGCCGTACGATGTAATAATGTTTAGCTACACATGATGTAAACTACACACATTTacagaaaatattattaaaaccaTGTACTAAAATGACGAACATCaatttattttcagttttgtttttgttttctcacCCATCAAGAATGTCTTTTCCATGTTCCATATTGTTCTTAATGACTGCAAGTTTCGCAATGGTAAGTTCAGAAAATAAACTATTCAATGTAATGAGATGATACAGGaccgtagctaggaattttccattgttttggGAGCCCGGGGTGCTTGACCTTTTTGgggacccctgcattttgcgtaatattaaatttttaatgtaaaagaacactaatttggggtccccacggggggggggggggattttcaaattctcccccctccttcccccaccctagATACGCCACTGAGATGATACTCTAATCTTAGTCGATGTTTCCATTGCATTATTattgaagatttttaaaatgtggagGCCAATCTATAAATAGTAAGTCCTTTGCTGTAGAGAATCCGAAAATaggaaaaattatattttaaaaaccaaaCAGTGATTCATTTGCACTTGTTAGTGTGGGAGCCTAATAAAAAATTCACATTTAGAACAACGAGGAGATAATTGTGAACTAGTGTAACACCTCTTCTGGTGTTTGTTAAAGTGTCTGCGGTGTAGTAATGAAATGTACTTCTCTTCATTTGATTCATTGCACTTTTATTTATCGCGATCCAACAAACGTAACACAGCAGATATTGCAATGTAATAATGAACTACTCGCTTTGTAGACGTGACACAGCAGATATTGCAATGTAATAATGAACTACTCGCTTTGTAGACGTGACACAGCAGATATTGCAATGTAATAATGAACTACTCGCTTTGCAGACGTGACACAGCAGATATTGCAATATAATAACGAACTACTCGCTTTGCAGACGTGACACAGCAGATATTGCAATGTAATAATGAACTACTCGCTTAGCAGACGTGACACAGCAGATATTGCAATGTAATAATGAACTACTCGCTTAGCAGACGTGACACATTTATtggtataaaataaaatacacaatcCAACCTCAAAGGTATAAATGCTGAAGAACAATCAGAATCACCTGTAAAATATTACATCCTACATACTCAAGGATTATGTCTAACAAATTGACAAACAATATGGATCTTACGTCCTAACACTACTAGAACCAAAGTAAAAACGGATGTCTGAACATGTGTTATCATCTCAAAACGAGGCTTACCCATAATCCCCCATTAAATTTCACTTTCCACGTGAAATATGATAAATAAATGTTCTCAGTGTAGGTCGTTCAGCTCATGTCACAAACAATATTGTGACTATTAGCTTTGGTTGCAATATATTGGGAAAACGATCTAAAGATCCTCTGTTTCTATGTCCCTTGAGGTAAACCTTGAAATCTCAAAATGCACACAATGCGAGTCTTTCCTAGGATTCGAGACGCCTCAGTTTAGAACCTACAACGATTCCTCCATAAAATGTGATTTCAAAATACTATACGATTTTATGTGGAGGCTTGTGATACAAAGGGTAGACAAGATTTGAGTACATTAGTGTGAGCCCACTGTatgatttacaaaataattatatattccAATAtaaatgtgggaagcgtggtcgaaaggctaagtaagcttgaacttggcttggctacctatgaaagggaCTCGAGGTTCAAGCacggcagcacggaaaaaccttctcccagataccccctaccCCCACTGGTCTCACAAATGAgtttggaccaaagcgctctgagcatgctacaagcacGAAAGTAGccatatttaaaagttttaatttaatttaatttaaatgtaatggcatatatatatattacttaattattaattatctgTGACAAACATTCTACAGGGAGATTCCCTTTTACCTGTGCAAACACAACGAGATACATCTGAAGTAATAGGGGCATTTCTGCAAAACCTCAAAAAAGGTACAGAAGTAGACATTAGCTAGATGAACAGATATTACCTCAGTGCTGAATTGTGTGTCCAAGTATAAAGTGTGGTCTTAAGAAATCATTCCTCAATTATAATCTACCCTTGTTATACAGGAAACTTGAGATGATAATTTGTAATTCCCAGAtaaaaatatctaaatctaatagtatatatatatatatataagaataaatagCGTTTGCAGTTGTAATAGTTAATtagcgcctctgttacgtccaccaccttttagctcacaaaaaaagactgcctttggcatacgttcatctCCCATAAGGTATACGTGCCCAGCCCatcgtaactgtcggaccataagaagtccctctatactgtccataccgacgttcgcaaggacatcgctgtttgtagtgcggtcctgccacggaagcgcttcaaagaccagcttaggcgtcaactttccttggctgacatagaaaagagcacCTGGCTACATTCGGCGTCGGAACCAGTCAGCTAGacgtcactcacgaaggccgcgggacacacatttgagaccaggatgtggcaaaatatgcaggtcacagctggggctgcgcagccacgggaaatactgtattcctcattaatcttcggactcgaagacaagccttattattattattagttaattAGCCACTGACAGGATACAAAATATCTTGGTGTCATAGAGGATCTATGGACCAGCATCAATGCGTTACTGATGTGAATGATATCGTGATGCCAGAGATACTACTTTAAagtataaactcaaaactgaaatcttcttttaaataaataaaaaagctttcattctggaactaggaatcTCTTTAACAATATACACTCCATAAATGTACAATTCAATGTAAATTCTTTTACTCTAGTCGTTGATCTCTTTTAACTGACTACGCCAGTCTTTAAATACTACCTCTTGCCTCCTTTTTTGGTAACGTCCAAACTATTTTTTTGAGCTTATGAAAAAAACCTTCATCGCTTTAAATAAACTTGTCATTACGTGTCAATAGCATACAACCTTAACCTTGAGCTAGaatgtattcaataaaaaaaacttaatgccATGGCTGCTTTAAGCTACGTAACAGCAACATTGCTATGTCAACAGAAGCTGTTTCAGAATTCCATAATCCTATcaagtaaattttattttgtaataattttcttttgCTGAACTCAAGTCTCTAACCCGCATTTTTAAtttgtcacctttttttttttaaatacagatatttCAATGAGTGAAATTTATGGGAACGCCTCTGATCTTATTGCAGAATTTTATGAAATCGACAAATATAGTCAGGTTTTCTGTAAGTACTTACTGCTGTAGTCTTTTGGATACATTTTGGAGCCATTTATGTCTCCCACTTTGTCCAGTCTCGAATAAATGtgaagctttgtatttattgtcaTTCACAAAACATGAAGCAATCAGGGGCGGaatgggtatcaaaatcggtcCGGGCATTACAATATAAACTGGCCCACAACTGACATGTCATATCATGGGCATCGCCAAGATTTTTTCGGTGAGGGGGGATTTTTTCCCCCCTCCGAGTATATTTATTTgagtatgtgtgtatatgtaattaatcttcattacattctgacctttcatttttttaaacgtttgtttttgtaccctagaatatttttttcctttaataagTGAAAAAACAGTACCCACCGCCAAGGATTGCTAGGGAGTCTGGGGACCGCTGTTAGTTTCCCAAGGATGGTGCCCCGGACCCAAGCATTAGTTCCGTTAATTTaacctttaaaaaatgcatattctgagttatctacagtgcaattagcctgctactcttccgctaaaaaaattcaaaaaccaaatctgctattcactgcgcTCAATTTTAATGGAGTAAATAGTAAAGGTTgaaaatggtaactatagtttCGCTTTGgtttttgtattggagaggGAGGGTAACCATAAagccccttttggctacgctcatgaaatttggtgactatgGTTTAATTAGTTGGCcccactggggcagtaagttaagtttccctttcagataaTGAGGCCTGAGGCAAGTACTTAATGttaaaagctcttgcttcgtccaaGTACTCTCTCGAAAACGCGAATTATAATAtatcatgacccattatttaaaatataaatctcctttaattaaatatcggatgtgacagtgctatatacatttttgtaattattataagaatttccgtcattaatgacttcatactaagcataccttttccattaattataatagtgtaaaattaatttagatctacagtttctttttttaaaataaatattttttttgtaagccttgagggtagtatttttagatctgttattaaaaacaaaaaaattaaaacaaatcccagaaagtagagctttatacctATATTGAGCTCTGAAAAAAGTTGGGTGGTTTTCAATTTCGCGTCTGTgtgttaatttctattaagtattcttaaatataaaattgtaaccccaatttttttttgctgcgttatatcaatgttttctaacttaacctctctcatccctctttttcgttaaccgtcaatggaaccatcaaaagacgggggagggaaggagcaaaacagttttttttttaaagttctctgtactgaatttttttttctttggtagcGACCAGACCGGCGCATTTGGTTCTGGCCCACCGGACATTTGCCCGTTTACCCATAttgccagtccgcccctggaagcaattaaaaaaaatatctatgcaattgattaaatattggtaattaatacatttttgtttaattctttaaaaagggaaatcattcttacagtattgagagatatggctgtCATGTGCAGTTCGTTCCCTTGTATAGACTTTGTATTTTATACATGCGTTATCTAcatctcattttttaaaatattttgtttcatttatttttttacattgttgtttttgAGAAGAAAGATTGCAAATGCATATTTCAGAAAGTTAAAAAACTGCAAAGTAATGCcaaaataccaaaataaatgtgTTCGTATAGAGGTGCATAATACCGTGTGGTGACTTATCTGTAGTGACTGTACTACATTAATAACTGTATTTATATAATGAGTTGTTATTAAGCACCTGCCTTAAGTTCAGATGAACTATAGatttgttatattaaaaaattacgTAAGTGTGTAGTTAAGGTATAAAAAAAGGTATAATGTATATCAAAACTGTTAAAGTATCACTCAGGCCTTTCAATTTGTCGGTCGTCATACAACGAGAAGGTCAACACTGGGATATTTTCTTTCAGAATCTTAAGGGCCCTATGAGTCCTCTAAAgggtacttgactttagttggggaaacgtaaaggcggttggacgttgtgctgtctacatggcaccctcgttaatcgtttGCCACTGAGACTGACGGTCTTCACATCAACTGCCTCctagatcacaaagtctgaaagggaaacttacttacttacaACAAGACCAAACGTCGCGGTTTACCCTTCCctgggttttggggggggggggtggcttaTATTTGAATGGAATCGGTATCTAAACTTGGTTTAAATATTTCGTAATTACTTAATCATCACGCGCTaacttaaacaaatattttttcagtTTCAGATATATTTGACGCGAGGTCACTAGCTGCTGGTAAGTAATTTACATGGTATGAAAATACCAGTTGAAACACAaacactaattaattattttttttggtgtgcAAAGGTTGACGTTAAGTAAAAAAGATGACACCTCTTTGACATAATGGAAAGCTGTTATTAATGAATGAGCTTGCTACAGCTTAAAACTCTAGTTAAGTCTAGTAAATGAGTATCTCTATAAAGatacaataaaaatactttgaGATTTTAAACCAACACAATCTTCTAATACCTAATGTAGCTTCTGGTTAGAAACCTTGATAGGTGGCCGGTTAATTTAGGAAAAGAAAAACGATTCTCGAGAGCCTTGTGTATCTGAGTTCATTACACTTGACGtggttaaaaataaagaaaataaacttcCAGATATTATATTTAGAAGCTCATCATATAAACTATAAGATCATACATGGCCATCCTCATAAGCAGACGTTACCTACTTTCTTTAAACCACAAtgtcttctctttttttctagGAATCCATAAAACATATATCgatttttacatattaaatCAACCATGGCTTTCAATCAGTAATTTATCTAACCTTATCAGAGTGAAGTCCCTTTGTTCCATTTATAAATCCATAGTGTGTCCCACATTATCATAGTCCACTATTCTATGGTGATGTTACGTGCGCATCGTAGTGCGAATGGGAAATGGTGCAAATGCGTGCTAAAAGGAGGGGGTGGAacaaaatggaggaatagaaACTAAATAGTATTTACAGTGTTAATGAAGATTACattaattataaactataaCATTGTCGTTTTGTGTTGTTGTAGTGTTAAATGAGTTTCATCATATAGCAAAACCTAACAGTTACAACTCCTTTTAAGTTGATTTGCAATAATAccgcaaaaataaaaaaaaaagattgcttttGCAGTAGGGAGAaggaaaataatttgaaaatccccccgggcacCCACTTGAGGGTAGACaaaaaattagtattttttaacattaaaatttaaatctaacGCTAAATTCAGGGCCATTGCAGGGACCCCCAAAGAGGCTAAGCccccagggcccccaaatgatgggaaaTGCCTAGCTACGCCCCAGTGCCTTTGGTTGCGCTCATCTCCAATACTGAGTGGATCATCTAGATGTCTGATCAGACGAACCTGTCGAATGTTTAAGATTGCTTCTAATCTGCATACACCATCCAACTGTTTAACATAGTTCCGAATTATATGGTATAGTCACAGTCTTACCAGCGTACGCCCAGTAGCGTCATGCATCTTTAATGGAAACTTTCAAGACCTTCACCTTTGCCTTCAGTCCTTCACctttaccttcacctatccctttgttgatgtctgttgaaccattacggcaccacacaagatctgttgaccctCTTTTTTCCATTTGtctctgtcttttgcattagattgaatttatttcaatgacaggcccattGTTAGGGAGGGCAGGCTGCCCCAGGCCTTCCACAAGAAAGGGCCTCCGcaaaagagatttttaaaaattccgatttcgacgggtcagaaaGTTTCGCAAcatttttttcgcatttttatcGCCAGCACTTTAAATCTCACGTGGACTGTCGTAATTGAGAAGTTTCGGCTTGTAGCAGGCTTGTCGTACCATGCTAATCGTATGTAAATGCAGCTCAGCAATTAAGTAGTTTATCTACATTGGGCCTTACCCtccataaaataaaattaaaaaaaagaagttaaaatTTGTGAGAGCTCAACTTTTTTCTTCAAAAGTATGGCTTCCAGAAACTTAAATCAGGCCATGGAcccgtctattcttttattttgtctttccatcgctttctctgcctcttcttctttttctggtaTTTTACCCTaaaggaagatctttgcgagccctgaggaacTTGTTATAGGGccatagagatttttttttttttttttttttggacagtaGTTAGCTAGCAGGTCGTCGAGGGACTGGTGTACTAGCCTGTCTTTAATGTCTTCGTTTgcgatgcggtctttgtaaatGATACCTTGGATAAATTTGTAGCATCTCAAtgtcattgctaggatcctcctctctagttctgcagtcagcgtccaaaaTTCGCAAGCAAATAACAATGTGGCCATAATTAGGAAGCGCATCCGCCTGATCTGCTTCGCCTTTGActttccagattgttttgagatTTACTGTAACGGATACATATGTCTAAGTtgtatttaaagtatttctaaatACCTTAATAATTCTAGATGAACATCAAGTTCTAAAGAATGAAAAGTAATGGACAGGATCAAAGTCTCAATGACTAAGTTCACTCCAGGTGAAAATATAACAATCTTTAATACAGAATcggccacagtcgagtcagtCACTACAACAACGTTATCCATTTGAGAGCCTAGCAATAACTGAATCTAAAAGTCTATCTTAATCTCTAACCCCAACATGTATGTCGTCACTATAAAATGTGCGTTCACTGCCATTCTCTTATAGTGTGTAACTGAactaaataaaatgtctaaCATCACTtatgctgctgtggactgtggcCAGCAGTTCAGGTCCGGTTTCTTCATCCGAGACAACAACGTCGatgtatttaaaactattgacACTTGTTAGCAATAAACTTACAATACTGTCCTTTTTAAGGCTATGTTGACAATtggtcaaagttttttttttccggcaTACCAAAAGCTACGTCTTGTTTATGCTCATCACCAAGTcagaatattttcaagaagcACTCTGTAGCACCTTCTTCGTGGTCAAAAGTTAGCATGATCTCATTTTCTAGAAGCTCTAATGTGACGGCGAAGCCGCATCTTTTCGTTGAACAGATTATTTTACTCAAAGCACGGTTAGGATTGgtctgttttgttgttgttgttttttggctACACATATTTAATTCGCTGATGACTGAAACAATTTAATGCTGATACATACACTCTTGGATGGGTTGGATATAGGGGTTAGTAGGAAGTctgatgtgtgtgtgagagattGAGGACCCTTTATATAAGTGAGCCACTAATTAtatatacttattttttttatttgctagcTACGAGCATGGACTTATCAAATAAACTGAACAATCAGGTTTTTATTTTGGAACAGTTGTCAGCGAGATACAGCGTTTTACTAAGTAAGTCTGAAAACATAGGTCAGGGAACTTTCTTAAAAGAATATTAACTACTTACAATAGactatcaaaacaaaacaagctaAACGTTGGACTtgataaaatatgaaatatatttagatttttctgacat encodes:
- the LOC106079453 gene encoding uncharacterized protein LOC106079453 isoform X1, yielding MKFPLLSQIISMTEGNRTTPPTTTTTTATFTSNAGFLFLFSHPSRMSFPCSILFLMTASFAMGDSLLPVQTQRDTSEVIGAFLQNLKKDISMSEIYGNASDLIAEFYEIDKYSQVFFSDIFDARSLAAATSMDLSNKLNNQVFILEQLSARYSVLLKSKGDDQINSLVLSSMYDVILKIASLSRVIQRRFPTDSQVMTTTDSNMFDPL
- the LOC106079453 gene encoding uncharacterized protein LOC106079453 isoform X2; translated protein: MSFPCSILFLMTASFAMGDSLLPVQTQRDTSEVIGAFLQNLKKDISMSEIYGNASDLIAEFYEIDKYSQVFFSDIFDARSLAAATSMDLSNKLNNQVFILEQLSARYSVLLKSKGDDQINSLVLSSMYDVILKIASLSRVIQRRFPTDSQVMTTTDSNMFDPL